A genomic stretch from Lathyrus oleraceus cultivar Zhongwan6 chromosome 2, CAAS_Psat_ZW6_1.0, whole genome shotgun sequence includes:
- the LOC127120826 gene encoding scarecrow-like protein 3 encodes MLHGMESMFQEEGSSSVTCSPLQLFSMMSLSPGIGGIGSPYPWLSRELKSEERGLYLIHLLLTCANHVASGSLENANTTLEQISQLASPDGDTMQRIAAYFTEALADRILKTWPGLHRALNSTRIVMLSEEILVQKYFFELFPFLKVAYIMTNQAIVESMEGEKMVHIIDLNAAEPAQWIALFQVLSARPEGPPHLRITGIHQQKEVLDQMAHKLSEEAEKLDIPFQFNPVVSKLENLDFDKLRVKTGEALAISSILQLHSLLALDDESSSSRRKTPILSRNSNGLHLQKVMLMNQSTSLGDLLEKDMVNGYSPSPDSASSSSSPASSTASMNAESFLNALWSLSPKVMVVTEQDSNHNGSTLMERLLEALYSYAALFDCLESTVSRTSLERLKVEKMLFGEEIKNIIACEGAERKERHEKLDKWFMRLDLCGFGNVPLSYYGMLQARRFLQSYGCEGYRMREENGCVVICWQDRSLFSTTAWRARK; translated from the coding sequence ATGTTACATGGAATGGAATCTATGTTTCAAGAAGAAGGGTCTTCATCTGTAACTTGTTCACCTCTACAGTTATTTTCCATGATGTCACTTTCACCTGGTATTGGAGGAATAGGATCTCCTTATCCATGGCTGAGTAGAGAATTGAAATCTGAAGAAAGGGGTTTGTATTTGATTCATTTGTTACTCACTTGTGCAAACCATGTAGCTTCTGGTAGTCTTGAAAATGCAAACACAACACTTGAGCAGATTTCTCAGCTCGCATCTCCTGATGGAGACACTATGCAGAGAATTGCTGCATATTTCACTGAAGCACTTGCTGATAGGATACTCAAAACTTGGCCTGGACTTCACAGAGCCTTGAATTCGACAAGAATTGTTATGCTTTCTGAAGAAATTCTTGTTCAAAAGTACTTTTTTGAGCTTTTCCCTTTCTTGAAAGTGGCTTATATTATGACAAATCAAGCTATTGTTGAATCTATGGAAGGTGAGAAAATGGTCCATATCATTGATCTAAATGCTGCTGAGCCTGCACAATGGATTGCTCTTTTTCAAGTTTTGAGTGCTCGTCCCGAAGGTCCTCCTCATTTGAGAATCACAGGGATTCATCAGCAGAAAGAGGTCTTGGATCAAATGGCTCATAAGCTTTCCGAAGAAGCTGAAAAATTGGATATACCGTTCCAATTCAATCCTGTTGTTAGCAAGCTAGAAAATCTTGATTTCGACAAACTTCGTGTGAAAACCGGGGAAGCGCTTGCAATAAGTTCTATACTGCAATTACATTCTCTTTTGGCTTTGGATGATGAGTCGTCATCCTCAAGGAGAAAAACTCCTATTCTGTCAAGAAACTCAAATGGACTTCACCTTCAAAAGGTCATGCTTATGAACCAAAGCACATCATTAGGGGATTTACTTGAAAAAGATATGGTTAATGGCTATAGTCCAAGTCCCGATTcagcatcatcatcctcttcgCCAGCATCTTCAACTGCTTCAATGAATGCAGAAAGCTTTCTCAACGCCTTGTGGAGTTTATCGCCGAAAGTCATGGTTGTTACCGAACAGGATTCAAATCACAACGGTTCAACTCTAATGGAGCGGCTGCTTGAAGCCCTATATTCTTATGCAGCATTGTTCGATTGTTTGGAATCAACTGTGTCAAGAACATCACTAGAGAGATTAAAGGTTGAGAAAATGCTGTTTGGTGAGGAAATCAAGAACATTATTGCCTGTGAAGGAGCTGAAAGAAAGGAAAGACATGAAAAGCTTGATAAGTGGTTTATGAGACTTGATTTGTGTGGTTTTGGTAATGTGCCTTTAAGCTACTATGGTATGTTACAAGCAAGAAGGTTTCTGCAGAGTTATGGTTGTGAGGGATACAGAATGAGAGAAGAAAATGGATGTGTTGTAATTTGTTGGCAAGATAGGTCATTGTTTTCAACAACAGCTTGGAGAGCTAGGAAGTAA